From Natronospira bacteriovora, one genomic window encodes:
- the trkA gene encoding Trk system potassium transporter TrkA — MKILILGAGQVGSTVAQHLAREEANEVTVVDIDAERLQEMQDRLDIRTVRGMASYPDVLARAGADDAEMIVAVTDSDETNMVACQVAYTLYHTPTKIARIRATEYIQAEALFVQEAMPVDVVISPEKLVMDYIRRLIQYPGALQVLDFADGRVRLVAVRAYYGGPLVGNELRNIRDHLPNLDARVAAIYRRGEPIIPEGDTVIEADDEVFFIAAREDIRQVISELRKLDRPARRVIIAGGGNIGERLAAALEETHNVKLIERDKDRARQLSERLDKTIVLHGDAADEELFRDENIEHVDVFCGVTNAEEANILSSMLAKHLGAKKTMALINRPSYVDLVQSGAIDIAISPQQITIGSLLTHIRRGDVVAVHSLRRGAAEAIEAVAHGDPDTSEVVGKAIEDIALPPGTTIGAIVRDKDVIMGHRDIVIEPEDHVILFLVDRKYVPAVERLFQVDVTFI; from the coding sequence ATGAAGATTCTCATTCTTGGGGCCGGGCAGGTGGGGTCCACAGTGGCTCAGCATCTGGCCCGTGAAGAGGCCAACGAAGTCACGGTGGTGGACATCGACGCCGAGCGCCTGCAGGAAATGCAGGACCGGCTGGATATCCGGACCGTGCGTGGCATGGCCTCCTATCCGGATGTGCTCGCCCGTGCCGGGGCCGATGACGCCGAGATGATCGTGGCCGTCACCGACAGTGACGAGACCAATATGGTCGCCTGCCAGGTGGCCTACACCCTCTATCACACCCCCACCAAGATCGCCCGCATCCGCGCCACCGAATACATCCAGGCTGAAGCCCTGTTCGTCCAGGAAGCCATGCCGGTGGATGTGGTCATCAGCCCGGAAAAGCTGGTGATGGACTACATCCGCCGACTCATCCAGTATCCGGGGGCGCTGCAGGTGCTGGACTTCGCCGATGGACGGGTTCGGCTGGTGGCCGTGCGCGCCTATTACGGTGGCCCACTGGTGGGCAATGAGCTGCGCAACATCCGCGACCATCTGCCCAACCTGGATGCCCGGGTGGCGGCCATCTACCGTCGTGGCGAGCCCATCATTCCGGAGGGGGATACCGTCATCGAGGCGGACGACGAGGTCTTCTTCATTGCCGCTCGCGAGGATATTCGTCAGGTCATTTCGGAACTCCGAAAGCTGGATCGGCCTGCCCGACGGGTCATCATTGCCGGTGGCGGCAACATCGGTGAACGACTGGCGGCGGCCCTTGAAGAAACCCATAACGTCAAGCTGATCGAGCGGGACAAGGATCGAGCCCGGCAGCTGTCCGAGCGCCTCGACAAGACCATCGTGCTGCACGGAGATGCCGCCGATGAAGAGCTGTTTCGAGATGAAAACATCGAGCATGTGGATGTCTTCTGTGGCGTGACCAATGCCGAGGAAGCCAACATCCTGTCGTCCATGCTGGCCAAGCACCTGGGCGCAAAGAAAACCATGGCGCTGATCAATCGCCCCTCCTATGTGGATCTGGTCCAGAGCGGGGCCATCGATATCGCCATTTCGCCCCAGCAGATCACCATTGGGTCATTGCTGACGCACATCCGACGCGGTGATGTGGTGGCCGTTCATTCCCTGCGTCGAGGTGCCGCCGAGGCCATCGAGGCGGTGGCCCATGGTGATCCTGATACCTCGGAAGTGGTGGGCAAGGCCATTGAAGATATCGCCCTGCCGCCGGGTACCACTATCGGTGCCATCGTGCGGGACAAGGATGTGATCATGGGGCATCGGGATATCGTCATCGAGCCCGAGGATCACGTGATTCTCTTCCTGGTGGATCGCAAGTATGTGCCGGCCGTTGAACGTCTGTTCCAGGTCGATGTGACCTTCATATGA
- the uvrD gene encoding DNA helicase II: MDDVTAILDPLNDAQREAVTAPAVPMLVLAGAGSGKTRVLVHRIAWLMQVEGVTPFGIMAVTFTNKAAGEMRGRIEQLIGGPAGSMWVGTFHGLAHRLLRLHCREAGLREGFQILDAEDQHRMIKRLLRAMEMDDGRWPPRQIQWFINARKDEGLRARHVADNDDPVQRQFIRVYHAYEEACERAGVVDFAELLLRAHELLRDNESILRHYQQRFRHVLVDEFQDTNAIQYAWIRLIAGKDGCPFIVGDDDQSIYGWRGAKVENLQRFQNEHPEHRVVRLEQNYRSTGTILRAANALITHNNDRLGKNLWTDGEEGEPVTLYAAYNERDEAQYVVESLRQYLRDGGARSDIAILYRSNAQSRVFEELLMAEAIPYRVYGGLRFFERQEIKDALAYLRLMANRDDDPSFERVVNVPTRGVGQRTVEQVRAQARADGSSLWKAAGELVNSGRISARAGSALTRFIDLINRMAEDSADLDLHEQVDHVIQVSGLYEHYGKEKGEKADARLENLDELVSAAQAYEPDPLEDELPPLASFLSHAALEAGEGQSDAWEECVQLMTLHSAKGLEFPLVFLTGLEDGLFPHQRSIQDPDGIQEERRLCYVGMTRAMRHLYLSYAESRRLHGSETYGVPSRFLAEIPADCLHEVRPRVQVSRPATLTGGGLAQAPVDGITLGSRVHHAAFGEGIVLNREGDGPQARVQVNFEGVGSKWLVLAYAKLESLS; the protein is encoded by the coding sequence ATGGATGACGTGACCGCAATTCTCGACCCGCTCAACGATGCCCAGCGTGAGGCCGTAACCGCCCCGGCCGTGCCCATGCTGGTACTGGCCGGTGCCGGCAGCGGCAAGACCCGGGTGCTGGTTCATCGTATCGCCTGGCTGATGCAGGTGGAGGGAGTCACCCCCTTCGGCATCATGGCCGTGACTTTCACCAACAAGGCCGCCGGCGAGATGCGTGGTCGCATCGAGCAGCTGATTGGTGGCCCGGCCGGCAGCATGTGGGTGGGCACCTTCCATGGCCTCGCTCATCGGCTTTTGCGTCTGCACTGTCGGGAGGCCGGTCTGCGCGAGGGTTTTCAGATTCTGGATGCGGAAGATCAGCACCGCATGATCAAGCGGCTGCTGCGGGCCATGGAAATGGACGACGGGCGCTGGCCGCCGCGCCAGATCCAGTGGTTCATCAACGCACGCAAGGACGAGGGCCTGCGGGCACGCCATGTGGCGGACAATGATGATCCGGTCCAGCGCCAGTTCATCCGCGTCTATCATGCCTACGAGGAGGCCTGCGAACGGGCCGGTGTGGTGGATTTCGCGGAACTGCTGCTGCGTGCCCACGAATTGCTGCGTGATAACGAATCCATACTGCGCCACTATCAGCAGCGCTTCCGGCATGTGCTGGTGGATGAGTTCCAGGATACCAATGCCATCCAGTACGCCTGGATTCGACTGATTGCCGGCAAGGATGGCTGCCCCTTCATCGTCGGTGACGATGACCAGTCCATCTATGGCTGGCGTGGCGCGAAGGTGGAAAATCTCCAGCGCTTCCAGAACGAACACCCGGAGCACCGGGTGGTTCGTCTGGAGCAGAACTATCGCTCCACCGGCACCATCCTGCGCGCCGCCAATGCCCTGATCACCCATAACAATGATCGTCTGGGCAAGAATCTCTGGACCGACGGCGAGGAGGGAGAGCCGGTCACCCTCTATGCGGCCTACAACGAAAGGGATGAAGCACAGTATGTGGTCGAATCCCTGCGTCAGTACCTGCGCGACGGCGGGGCGCGTTCCGACATTGCCATCCTGTATCGTTCCAACGCCCAGTCCCGGGTGTTCGAGGAACTGCTCATGGCCGAAGCCATTCCCTACCGGGTCTATGGCGGTCTGCGCTTCTTCGAGCGCCAGGAGATCAAGGATGCCCTGGCCTATCTGCGGCTGATGGCCAATCGCGACGACGATCCCTCCTTTGAACGGGTGGTCAACGTGCCCACCCGGGGCGTGGGGCAGCGAACCGTGGAGCAGGTGCGTGCCCAGGCCCGGGCCGACGGCAGCAGTCTCTGGAAAGCGGCCGGTGAACTGGTCAACAGTGGCCGGATCTCGGCACGGGCCGGCAGTGCCCTGACCCGTTTCATCGATCTGATCAATCGCATGGCCGAAGACAGTGCGGATCTTGACCTGCATGAACAGGTGGATCACGTCATTCAGGTGTCCGGCCTGTATGAACATTACGGCAAGGAAAAGGGCGAAAAGGCCGATGCCCGGCTGGAAAACCTGGACGAACTGGTGTCCGCCGCCCAGGCTTACGAACCGGATCCCCTCGAAGACGAATTGCCACCGCTTGCCTCCTTCCTGTCTCACGCGGCGCTTGAGGCGGGAGAAGGTCAATCCGACGCCTGGGAGGAATGTGTTCAACTGATGACACTGCATTCCGCCAAGGGCCTGGAGTTCCCACTGGTATTTCTTACCGGCCTGGAGGACGGGCTCTTTCCCCACCAGCGCTCCATCCAGGACCCGGATGGCATCCAGGAGGAGCGGCGTCTGTGTTACGTGGGCATGACGCGAGCCATGCGCCATCTGTATCTCAGCTATGCTGAAAGCCGGCGCCTGCACGGCAGCGAGACCTATGGCGTTCCTTCCCGCTTTCTGGCCGAGATTCCCGCCGACTGTCTGCATGAAGTTCGCCCGCGGGTACAGGTCAGTCGCCCCGCCACCTTGACCGGCGGTGGCCTGGCTCAGGCCCCGGTGGACGGGATCACCCTGGGCAGCCGCGTCCACCACGCCGCCTTTGGTGAGGGCATCGTTCTCAACCGGGAAGGCGACGGCCCCCAGGCGCGGGTCCAGGTCAATTTCGAAGGCGTGGGCAGCAAGTGGCTGGTGCTGGCTTATGCCAAGCTCGAGTCGCTGTCTTGA
- a CDS encoding putative bifunctional diguanylate cyclase/phosphodiesterase, with protein MLIQTLHWLVIASSGLCPGGEPLSLPKEGRAPVTREQQLALADPGQEWQAARLVRDKDCDDLRPARAFTRRGQRHWIALDASALAEPDILLSGWGLHVPAMGFRELCVHWPLVGEGWHRQCAGNNREAGADAVRHQHRIFLAPEGMSADRNVLISAQSPFFALPPIEIASASELLSAHGRSGLFTGAAYGILLSIVIYGLLLLGTTRNLSLLYFSGYFGLFALALFLAEGLHLAWFGIGTVIGGTHLAFALLGVALLAGTLFLGHFLRSRHNDPWQHLLLWVIGIVGPGLMWLAALRLDWTQWASETGALVFAFGGLAATAKGVLHGRRNAGPLLIGFVILSLALVINSLVRLGWLPSPGMNSIDILKSALLLGGMTIGLAAEREFSNLRRQRDRASLLAETHQRIALYRVDYDGVTGLPNRRRFFKLVSERVANVVEGQGVGVIRIEFTDFRRLRHLHGQEVAEDLLRQLVARLQRFENSGRVLGRTETDEFSLLLPLPGTESAAESILDALAGDIHAAVSEGLTVGSEEIRVQCVMGGSHYPLQANSGEQLLVQAEAGLFESREAEHGAFHLFGRNDGPGFRERWSMGRRLTAAMEAEEIRVHYQPIVDLAGGGIRQLEALARWTDPEFGEISPGIFIPVAENLGIIETLSRQLVRQACRDFARWQALGILGATKLSLNLSPLQLRDPHFEDWLLDTIAEHGLTARQVSLEITENTLVENLATARDRLQRLADQGMGISVDDFGVGYSSLSYIRELPIDTLKIDRSFMGRLSHSEAEREILRSLLTMARRLRLSVVAEGIEYENQAAFLRRHGCPLGQGFLFSRPQSAEAIAVQLRRKPGL; from the coding sequence ATGCTGATCCAGACCCTGCACTGGCTCGTGATTGCAAGCAGCGGCCTCTGCCCCGGCGGCGAGCCGTTGAGCCTGCCAAAGGAGGGCCGGGCGCCCGTGACGCGGGAGCAGCAACTGGCCCTCGCTGATCCCGGGCAGGAATGGCAGGCCGCGCGTCTGGTTCGGGATAAGGATTGCGACGATCTCAGACCGGCACGGGCATTTACCCGGAGAGGGCAACGTCACTGGATCGCACTGGATGCCTCCGCACTGGCGGAACCGGACATTCTCCTTAGCGGCTGGGGATTGCACGTTCCCGCGATGGGCTTTCGTGAACTCTGCGTGCACTGGCCGCTGGTCGGGGAGGGCTGGCATAGACAATGCGCTGGCAACAATCGGGAAGCCGGCGCAGATGCTGTCAGGCATCAACACCGTATCTTTCTGGCACCAGAGGGGATGAGTGCTGACAGGAACGTGCTGATCAGCGCCCAATCACCCTTCTTTGCGCTGCCGCCAATCGAAATCGCTTCCGCTTCGGAATTACTTTCGGCTCACGGCCGTTCCGGCCTGTTCACCGGCGCCGCCTATGGCATCCTGCTGTCCATCGTGATCTACGGCCTGCTCCTGCTGGGCACCACCCGCAATCTCAGCCTGCTTTATTTTTCCGGCTATTTCGGCCTGTTCGCCCTGGCCCTTTTTCTGGCCGAAGGCCTGCACCTGGCCTGGTTCGGCATCGGCACGGTCATCGGCGGCACACACCTGGCCTTCGCCCTGCTCGGTGTCGCCCTGCTGGCGGGCACCCTCTTTCTTGGACACTTTCTGCGCAGCCGCCACAATGATCCATGGCAGCACCTTCTGCTCTGGGTCATCGGCATTGTCGGGCCGGGCCTGATGTGGCTGGCCGCTCTGCGTCTGGACTGGACACAATGGGCCAGCGAAACCGGAGCCCTGGTCTTCGCCTTCGGTGGACTCGCGGCCACGGCGAAAGGCGTGCTGCATGGACGCCGCAATGCCGGCCCGCTGCTGATCGGCTTTGTGATCCTTTCCCTTGCCCTGGTCATCAACAGCCTGGTGCGTCTCGGCTGGCTGCCGTCGCCAGGGATGAACAGCATTGATATTCTCAAGTCCGCCCTGCTGCTCGGGGGCATGACCATCGGCCTGGCCGCCGAGAGGGAGTTTTCCAACCTGCGACGCCAACGGGATCGGGCCTCGCTGCTGGCCGAAACCCATCAACGCATTGCCCTGTACCGTGTGGATTACGACGGCGTAACGGGACTGCCCAATCGCCGGCGTTTCTTCAAGCTGGTCAGCGAACGGGTGGCCAATGTGGTCGAGGGACAGGGTGTCGGGGTCATACGCATCGAGTTCACGGATTTTCGTCGCCTGCGACACCTGCACGGCCAGGAGGTGGCGGAAGACCTGCTACGACAACTGGTGGCGCGCCTGCAGCGGTTCGAGAACAGCGGCCGGGTGCTCGGGCGAACGGAAACCGACGAGTTCAGTCTGTTGTTGCCACTCCCCGGCACCGAAAGTGCGGCGGAGTCGATTCTCGATGCCCTGGCCGGTGATATTCACGCGGCCGTCAGCGAGGGACTGACGGTGGGCTCGGAAGAGATTCGCGTGCAGTGCGTCATGGGTGGCAGTCATTATCCCCTGCAGGCCAACAGCGGGGAGCAGCTACTGGTACAGGCGGAAGCGGGACTGTTCGAATCCCGGGAAGCCGAGCACGGGGCATTTCATCTTTTCGGGAGAAACGACGGGCCCGGCTTTCGGGAGCGGTGGTCCATGGGGCGGCGGCTCACGGCCGCCATGGAAGCAGAGGAAATCCGGGTTCATTATCAGCCCATCGTGGATCTGGCTGGCGGTGGCATTCGTCAGCTGGAAGCGCTGGCGCGATGGACCGACCCGGAGTTCGGCGAGATTTCCCCCGGCATCTTCATCCCCGTGGCGGAGAACCTGGGCATCATCGAGACTCTGAGCAGGCAACTGGTACGACAGGCCTGTCGCGATTTCGCCCGCTGGCAGGCGCTGGGCATTCTCGGTGCAACGAAGCTTTCACTGAACCTCTCCCCCCTGCAGCTGCGCGACCCGCACTTCGAGGACTGGCTGTTGGACACCATTGCCGAACACGGCCTGACCGCGCGGCAAGTCTCTCTGGAGATCACCGAGAACACCCTGGTGGAGAATCTGGCCACGGCCCGCGATCGCCTGCAGCGTCTTGCCGACCAGGGCATGGGCATCAGCGTGGACGATTTCGGGGTGGGCTATTCCTCACTCAGCTACATTCGGGAGCTGCCCATTGATACACTCAAGATTGACCGCAGTTTCATGGGGCGTCTGTCCCATTCCGAGGCCGAGCGGGAGATCCTGCGCAGTCTGCTGACCATGGCCCGTCGTCTGCGCCTGTCCGTGGTGGCCGAGGGCATCGAGTACGAGAACCAGGCTGCCTTTCTCCGGCGCCATGGCTGCCCACTGGGGCAGGGTTTCCTGTTCAGCCGGCCGCAGTCGGCCGAGGCAATAGCGGTTCAACTGCGCCGCAAACCAGGGTTGTAG